The Apis mellifera strain DH4 linkage group LG16, Amel_HAv3.1, whole genome shotgun sequence genome has a segment encoding these proteins:
- the Def2 gene encoding defensin-2 precursor (The RefSeq protein has 1 substitution compared to this genomic sequence), with protein MKFFVLFAILIAIVHASCASVPKVVYDGPIYELRQIEEENIEPDTELMDSNEPLLPLRHRRVTCDVLSWQSKWLSINHSACAIRCLAQRRKGGSCRNGVCICRK; from the exons ATGAAGTTCTTTGTACTTTTTGCGATTCTCGTCGCTATCGTTCACGCATCTTGCGCAAGTGTTCCTAAAGTTGTTTACGATGGACCGATTTACGAGTTGA GGCAAATTGAGGAGGAAAATATAGAACCAGATACAGAATTGATGGATTCCAACGAACCGCTGCTACCACTACGACATCGAAGGGTAACGTGCGACGTTTTATCATGGCAATCAAAATGGCTGAGCATTAATCATTCAGCCTGCGCTATCAGATGTTTAGCTCAACGACGTAAAGGCGGTAGTTGCAGAAATGGCGTGTGTATCTGTCGAAAgtga
- the LOC552490 gene encoding uncharacterized protein LOC552490, which produces MMRKQSYSSNLSTGSCGEPQIIVEESTLGEEEAEWRRNESPPRCMDPDSPSLNPYLLSPWREARKHSLPTPQCTSGITASQVRRLSERGGESGPSAREAAFLSTLSQAPAPQPGGRRHSVVTISRVPQTLFSRNRRESIAAFPLGGATRILPGRRDSESRMGGPPSNAGSSHNLQLDIMDDIAEMKAKKVLLKMYKTSTEQVCEIQPLEGNSSTQRYTQYPKRRFSEMPAPSVSPTASIRRRASEVPRATSASVSGAAGIVCSNTDLISILSSLASSATEINRCGEEGSGTRDESKSSWSGKTAEQKRSRLKSFRSNSFDVSILHGAKSKLAGSSKAAASTIMAPSNWFTKRHQPMSKKQKPEDLITASLNFKFDKSKVVKAVKETLGKTSPSIDIRHKVVWDDTSGTKVDAQVLGSAIEKILTAEKILKRK; this is translated from the exons ATGATGAGAAAACAATCGTACAGCTCGAATTTGAGCACGGGGAGCTGCGGCGAGCCACAGATCATCGTGGAGGAAAGCACGTTGGGGGAAGAGGAGGCGGAATGGCGGAGGAACGAATCGCCTCCACGATGCATGGATCCCGATTCTCCATCCTTGAACCCTTATCTATTGTCACCGTGGAGAGAAGCAAGGAAGCATTCTCTACCGACGCCGCAGTGTACTTCCGGGATAACCGCATCGCAG GTGAGACGATTGAGCGAACGTGGGGGTGAATCAGGACCATCTGCGAGAGAGGCAGCTTTCCTGTCCACCCTCTCCCAAGCACCGGCTCCTCAGCCGGGTGGGCGAAGGCATTCGGTCGTTACCATCTCCCGAGTACCACAGACTCTATTCAGCCGTAATCGGCGTGAATCAATTGCCGCTTTCCCACTCGGAGGCGCGACCAGAATATTGCCGGGTCGCAGAGACTCGGAATCGAGGATGGGCGGGCCACCGAGCAACGCCGGAAGCTCGCATAATCTTCAATTGGATATTATGGACGATATCGCGGAGATGAAGGCGAAGAAG GTGCTGTTAAAGATGTACAAGACGTCGACGGAACAAGTGTGCGAGATCCAGCCATTGGAAGGTAATAGCTCGACTCAACGGTACACTCAATATCCAAAACGACGGTTCTCTGAGATGCCCGCACCTTCCGTATCGCCGACCGCCTCTATCCGAAGACGGGCCTCGGAAGTGCCGAGAGCCACGAGCGCCTCTGTGTCCGGCGCGGCGGGCATCGTTTGCTCCAACACAGATCTGATATCGATCCTGAGCTCGTTGGCCTCGTCCGCGACCGAGATCAATCGATGCGGCGAAGAAGGATCGGGTACGCGCGACGAGAGCAAGTCGAGTTGGTCCGGGAAGACGGCTGAACAGAAACGAAGTCGGTTGAAAAGCTTCCGCTCCAACAGTTTCGACGTGTCCATACTTCATGGGGCGAAAAGCAAGCTGGCCGGGTCCTCGAAAGCCGCAGCATCCACTATCATGGCTCCGTCGAACTGGTTCACCAAGAGACATCAACCGATGTCGAAGAAACAGAAGCCGGAAGATTTAATCACGGCCAGTCTGAACTTCAAGTTCGATAAATCGAAGGTCGTGAAGGCGGTCAAGGAGACCCTAGGCAAAACGTCCCCTAGTATCGATATCAGGCACAAAGTCGTATGGGACGACACCAGTGGAACTAAGGTGGACGCTCAG GTGTTGGGTAGcgcaattgaaaaaattttaacggcggaaaaaattttaaagaggaaATGA